From Nitrososphaerales archaeon:
GTACTCATAAGCTGTATAGACAATACCCACGCAAAGAACAGCAATGACTGTGATTGCGAAGAGCCGACCGCCGTTCCAGTAGACGTGCGTCGAGCTTGGAAACCCGTCTGCGTCGCCCACGAGCTTGAGAAACTGACCCAGGGAGAGCTTTACGGTTTCGATGCTCATGGCGGCCTCTGCCAGTGGTTTTTATATACGCGTATACACTGTATACGCCCGATGCAACCCCAAGCCGTAAGCAAGGAGACGCAGTAGGATGGCCTACGCCGCAGCCGTCGCTGACAACGCGAGGCGGACTCTCAACCGCAAGCAACTGATAGTGCCAGTCAGGATTCCGGCCGACCTGGCGGCGAAGCTGGACAGGGCGGTCTCCGGGCTCCGATACGCTTCGAGGAACGAGTTCATACGCGAAGCGATCGAGCAGCACGTGAATGACAGGCTGGGGAGCAAGATGATAGAGGTCAGAGACGTCTCGGTCAAGGGAGCCGCCAGGATGATGGACCGATATCTCTCGAAGAGCCCCGGTGCGCACTACGTGAGCGAGCTGGCGGAGGAGCTGGGTCTGGAGCTGGACGTCGCCTTCAAGGCGGCCAGGATGCTGGAAGCCCAGGGCATGGTAAAGGCGAGGTCCAAGTGACACTGCTTACGGACGAAGGCGACGGAATAGCCGGGAGGAGAGTCGTGTACATCGCGAGGAAGGTCGAGGGCCCGCACCTCGTCCGGAAGAGCGGGAGTCACAGGGGGTTGCAGGGCAAGCTCTACGACGCTGAAGCGTACATCGACGTGGCGATCGAAAAATCCAAGTGATGGCCTCC
This genomic window contains:
- a CDS encoding ribbon-helix-helix domain-containing protein; this translates as MAYAAAVADNARRTLNRKQLIVPVRIPADLAAKLDRAVSGLRYASRNEFIREAIEQHVNDRLGSKMIEVRDVSVKGAARMMDRYLSKSPGAHYVSELAEELGLELDVAFKAARMLEAQGMVKARSK